In the genome of Thermoproteus tenax Kra 1, the window AAACCACACGGCAGAAAGCCGTATACCAAGGTCAGTCCTCCCCAGGGCAGAATCTCAGACGCTACTCTGATCCTAACCTCTTGAAACAGATAGGTAAAAGAGTGCAGAAGAGTTGTATTTAGTTCAAAGGAATTACCGAGTAGATATGGAACAATTATATTATCTATCACATTGGCCACTATAGGATCTCCTCTGTCTGGCGGTAATTTACCCGTCCTCATATATATATCTCCTCTTTTAATAAAATATCCAAGTTCTAGTAATATTTTATAAAGGGGTTCCAGTCTTTCATCGGGCCTAATTGCAGCGTTCATTATCGCCAGTCTGGCGAAGTTGCTCGCCAAGATGCCAGCCTCAATAGAGTCCACATGAGTTAAGACAAACCATTTTATTAGAATTACCATCAAAGTGAGCACTTAACATCGCCTATATATAAACTGTATAAATCCAATCAAAATTATAATTTATTTAAATAAAAAATAGTAAATTATATATAAAATTTTAATCTATACAAGCTATACCTCTTAGTATCAGATCAACTGCCTCGGCGAAGCCTAAGCCGCTGGACTCCTCGACAGTCAGCCGCGCTGCCTCTTTGGCGCGGTCATCTGCGTTACCCACGGCTATCCCCCAACCTAGTTTCAGCATAGGTACGTCCACTTCGCTGTCGCCCACGACGGCCACTAAGTTGCACGGGATCCCCCACAACCGGCATATAAAGGCCAAGCCAACGCCCTTGTCCACCCCCCTCGGCCTCACGTGTATCGCATATCCGCTGTACTCGACAGCGTATTTTTCGCCCAACAGACTCTTTAGGCTCTCGACAGCCAATCCGGGCTCAGAGACGGGATAGAAGGCCAGGTCGAATTCCCTGCACCGGTTCTGCTCGCTCTCTTTAACTAATCCCGTAGATAACGCCGTTTCTATCACTTTCTGTTTATCAATTTCTTTACATAATCTATAAGTTTTTCCATCATAATATATAATACAGCCATTTTCAGCTATAACGCTATCAATACCTAAATACCGCGAGAGAGCTAAAGCGTAGTCTAAGCCGTTCGCTGTGGCCAACGCCACTTTCAGGCCGCTGTTTTTCGCCCTCCTTAATGCGGCCAACGCCTCCAATGAGAGCTCGTACACGCTTCTCGATAGAGTTAAAGTGCCGTCTATATCGGCCACCAAACCCTTGCAGTAGGACATGACGATATCAAGTCTTTATTACTAATGAAGCCGCTTAGGACGGGCTCCTAACTCGCTTTATTTCCTCGATCAGCAACGGCAATATCTGTTTATAATCGCCTATTATAGCATAATCCGAGTTCTGGACTATGGGGGCGTTCGGATCCGAGTTGATCGCGACGATGTACTTAGATTCTTGAATTCCCATCATATGTTGCACTGCGCCAGATATGCCGACCGCTATGTACAGCTTCGGCCTTATAGTCTTGCCGGTCTGTCCCACTTGTCTAGTGTGGGGGGCCCAACCTGCTCTAACAGCCATCAGAGATGCCCCAACAGTGCCGTTTAATAGCTTGGCCAACTCGACCAACAGCTTGAAGCCCTCGGCGGATCCCAAGCCTCTGCCGCCGGCGACCAC includes:
- a CDS encoding phosphoglycolate phosphatase; the protein is MSYCKGLVADIDGTLTLSRSVYELSLEALAALRRAKNSGLKVALATANGLDYALALSRYLGIDSVIAENGCIIYYDGKTYRLCKEIDKQKVIETALSTGLVKESEQNRCREFDLAFYPVSEPGLAVESLKSLLGEKYAVEYSGYAIHVRPRGVDKGVGLAFICRLWGIPCNLVAVVGDSEVDVPMLKLGWGIAVGNADDRAKEAARLTVEESSGLGFAEAVDLILRGIACID